A segment of the Nasonia vitripennis strain AsymCx chromosome 2, Nvit_psr_1.1, whole genome shotgun sequence genome:
GATATAAGTGACTCGTATCGAGTGTtgtattgtattttattattatgtaaaaaatgaatgatgTTGGGCGTTTACCTATTTGTAGTTGAGAATTAAAGTCGTGATTCTTTTCAAGAGCATGCCAGCTTAATAATGTTGAGTTAGTTTTTGGTAGATAGAAGTACACTGTCTAACTGATGACAGTAAgcagttgtttttttttaatttcattactTAGATTtaataagaaatataaaattaattaatttcttaCACAAATTGTTATACAATGACTTCTTCTGATCATATAGATCTTATCACAaagttatacaaaaatatatgaatcttattttattaaaaagcaaaAGACATCAGTAGTAAGGAGCGCTGGTTGCTACAGTTTTCATTTCTTGGAAATCGTAGAGACTCTTACTGTACTCGGCAAAGCCCAAAACACCGTAAGGCGCTAATTTCTCCATCCATTCTGTATCTTTGCGAATATTGATCAAGTACTCTTTTATCTTGTTAACTACGTCATCTGTAAATCAATTCGAAAAGTAACGGTTAATTAGtgaatttcgatttttaattttagtgAAAATGAATTTGTAGAAATTTCATCgaataaataatattgcgCAAAGTTCTTACTCGACATGTTCTTATTTACGAAGATCGGATACGGAGGCAGTGGGCCCAAGCTGCTCAGAATGTGGAGGGAATACACTCCCGGCAGCGATTTCCTGTGGTATTTGATCACCGGAGATTCGAGTATGCAGACTTCGACCTGCTTTCCGGCAACCATCTGCAGGGCCGACATTTGTGAGTTGGCATCTGAAATGTAAACCATACAACCATTTTTCACACTCGAACCTCGGATAAACTGTGTTTGCGAACGAAGGAATCGCAAAATCACCTAGAGTATTTCCAAAGAAGGCCGGTCCTTCGCCCTTGGCTCGTAACTGATTGAAAAGCAGGGTGGCTACTCCGACTGCTCTCCTTCTGTCTGGCAGCGCGCATCTGTGACCTCTGAGGTCCATTATGTTCTACAAAGCAAATAACACCTGAgtattatcttgtttttgcGATATGAAGATTCGATGACAAGGGACTTGTTTATACATACTTCAACATGCGGTGCTCGATCCGTGGCAACGACGACGTCGGCATAGACAGCGGGCGAGAAATTTTTGTTGAGGTGGTGCTCGAAAACGAAACTCAAGGGCAGCAAGTTTCCCTCTTCCCATTCTTCGCCAGCTGGCAGTATGGCTGAAGACAGAAGAAATTCACGTTTCAAGCCGATGATTTTATcagagagaaaagaaattcAAGGGAATTACCTATATCCGTGACATCCCTGGCAACCGGTCGATCGGTTCTGGACTCGTGTAAAAGTACCACCGGCTGATTGGTTGCAGCCTCGATAGCTTCCGCGAGGGCCTCGAACAAAGTGATCGGCAACGACGGTACCAGGTGCGTTGCCAGGACGATCGGACGACCGGTCAGGATGGGAGCCGGTAGCGGAGGCTTTGTTCGGGGCACAGCTGTACCTTCTGGCTTGTACGACGtctgaaaattgaaaagaaatttcaagctatattttaatttacgcCACGTTATTATATATGGTAAAACTGGTTCTTACGTCGGGCTGCTGGTCGATAATCGGGATTTTTTTAGACTTTTCGGGTGACGCAAGCTTATCGGTAACCTTCTCCTTAACATCGCTGACCGCATCGTTGTTGTTGGTCTCAGCAATTTTGCTCGCCGACTTAGAAGCCGTCGCTTTTTTACCCTCCTCGTCCGCAATCTTCGTCTCCGAGGCGACTTTTTTCGGCAGTATGCAGCACTGCTGGCTACTGCTCGTCTGCGGTTTCTTATCCATAGTTCTCTATTTCTGGATCACTTGGTCTCCGCGTGCAGCCGATGCCGATCTGCTTGTTGTTTATTACGCAGACCTTATAGAAGCGCACTATCGATGACCTTAAACTATATTTTGATTGACTGGATTTTTAATGTGATCGAGACAGACAGGGGTAATacgaatattcatcataagaTTACAATTTCTACGCTTAtgtaatttttagtattatattttaacaaaaattaatttaaagtttttctgaattattcaattattttgcCAAATTTTGAACTCAAGTGAAGATCGATTTCATCTGTATAATAGAAAGTCGAGCGTGTAAGACTGGGCAAAATAAGCGGCGTGAAATCTTTAGGAAATACATTGATAATTATCAACTGAGATCGTTATGATGATTAACAAATTCGTCACTGCAGTCATAACAAAGAACTTAATATCTTCGTTAACTCAAAAGatcgaaataaattatatcacaTTATACCGAATATCagccttaaaaaaataaacatctATTCACAGAACTCCAAACAAGGAAAATTTGTTAATTGAAATCAAACGTTCTGGAAAACTACATTCTAACCTCACACACTGCATCCTACAACTGATGCACTCAGGTGAATCCCGAGCACCACATCTACTAAAAGCCTCAACTGCTCACAGCATATCCATCACATACTCACTCTGTGCAGTTACTCAGCAGCCCCTCTGAATTGTATATCTAGGATACCTGCAAGCAACGAGTAGCCACTACAGCAGTTTCCAAGCTCGGAAGACACACAGTATAAAGTAACTCGCCGGTTCTCGCCGGTTGACTGGACGCCTCAGCTGGAACTGCCGTTATTAGCTACGCACCTATACTATACGCGCACACGCATATGACGGTGTGTTTGTACGTATACAAGTAGTTGTACAGAGGCGCTTCTACGCGTATTGCCGCATACGTATAGAAAGAGGTGACAGACTGCTCTCTCGGTGAGAACATGGAAGCGTCTTCTCCGCGTCtccctttttcttttatcgaaTCTCCGCGCACAGACATACACTCGGCGAACGCGTGACGAGGACGTGGACGCGACGATGTCCGCTTTGCCGATACTGCTAATCGTGCGCTGCAGTGCAAgtggtatataatataatgagGTGATGTTGCCGAGGATAGATAGTGCATTTAATTTAGCGCGATTATTGCGAGTTATGCGGGATCGTACGTTACCGCGATGATTGCTGTACATTTTACTCGCGTGAAATCGGTTATGGAAATCGTTAGGGAAGCGATCGATTTTTTTGGTGCTGTATGGATTTAATTATAGCGAGATGCGGATTAATGGAGAACTTTGATTTAATGAATAACGATGCTGCAGCGTACAGGGTAAGTAACGCTTTTAGCTCGAGATAACGATTCCAGACGTTTCCAAACTTTTCCGTGCGGCTGCGGAGAAAGAGGCTCGGAATCCTTCATTAACAATTGTCGATAAGGCAGACGTTCGAGACGCACGTATATATTCTTAAACATTGAACtttcattttaaattcaattgcCTGATCGATAAGGAGCTGCGAGATCGAATGCATTTGTCAAACTTAATCTGTCATCGATCGCATGAAAGTTTGTTGAAACTGACGTAGTTCGACAACACATTATAAGGCGGTTGATCTTTTTTCACTTCGCGCATACATATTCGCAAAACTCTTCTTGCTGATCCATCTAATTCTGATTGCACGATATTATACAAAATCACAGTACAGAAAATTACATCCA
Coding sequences within it:
- the LOC100115223 gene encoding uncharacterized protein LOC100115223, with translation MDKKPQTSSSQQCCILPKKVASETKIADEEGKKATASKSASKIAETNNNDAVSDVKEKVTDKLASPEKSKKIPIIDQQPDTSYKPEGTAVPRTKPPLPAPILTGRPIVLATHLVPSLPITLFEALAEAIEAATNQPVVLLHESRTDRPVARDVTDIAILPAGEEWEEGNLLPLSFVFEHHLNKNFSPAVYADVVVATDRAPHVENIMDLRGHRCALPDRRRAVGVATLLFNQLRAKGEGPAFFGNTLDANSQMSALQMVAGKQVEVCILESPVIKYHRKSLPGVYSLHILSSLGPLPPYPIFVNKNMSNDVVNKIKEYLINIRKDTEWMEKLAPYGVLGFAEYSKSLYDFQEMKTVATSAPYY